One region of Kiritimatiellia bacterium genomic DNA includes:
- a CDS encoding polysaccharide deacetylase family protein produces the protein MSMRNTVLFLIAAGLLAAAGCRPTFAPVKQVLAPGETAHFVPNKHKMIALTFDDGPNGAATEQILNALRESSVKASFFILGANAERHPQLARRIAAEGHLIGNHTQRHSRFDLITKAEIEKDIADGNKTIEMITGVRPRWFRPPFGINGRGLAEACRRHGLRIAGWSLDANDWNPHPVEELVDAIVSRTVAGDIILLHDGWETNPGADRRRTAAAASLILDKLKAAGFVFVTLPELLRHAGPPAAVFENGVCLLGMQVPRDGIYAGDRFAARYFWDVPANYRADAPKAFVHFSRPGQSFLFQDDHFLHPPGDVRDLVVRNIIHVPGNAPAGRYEINIGLFYPDKPEGRNRLKARSGFPQSKRAVHMPTALNIAPAEHKPNQGP, from the coding sequence ATGAGCATGCGCAATACAGTTTTATTTCTGATTGCCGCGGGACTGCTTGCCGCCGCCGGCTGCCGGCCGACGTTTGCGCCCGTCAAGCAGGTTTTAGCGCCGGGCGAAACCGCGCATTTTGTCCCCAATAAGCACAAAATGATTGCGCTCACCTTTGACGACGGCCCCAATGGCGCCGCCACCGAACAGATTTTAAACGCGCTCAGGGAAAGCAGCGTGAAGGCATCTTTTTTCATCCTCGGCGCCAACGCGGAACGCCATCCGCAGTTGGCGCGGCGCATAGCAGCCGAAGGCCATTTAATCGGCAATCATACCCAGCGCCATTCCCGTTTTGATCTGATAACCAAAGCCGAAATTGAGAAAGACATTGCCGACGGAAACAAAACGATTGAAATGATAACCGGCGTCCGGCCGCGCTGGTTTCGCCCTCCTTTCGGCATTAACGGCCGCGGGCTGGCGGAGGCCTGCCGAAGACATGGGCTGAGAATAGCCGGCTGGTCGCTGGATGCCAATGACTGGAATCCGCATCCGGTTGAAGAACTCGTGGATGCCATTGTCAGCCGGACCGTGGCCGGCGATATTATCCTTCTGCATGACGGCTGGGAAACAAACCCCGGCGCCGACCGGCGGCGAACGGCGGCGGCGGCGTCTTTAATCCTGGATAAGCTCAAGGCCGCTGGGTTTGTTTTTGTAACTTTGCCGGAATTACTGCGCCACGCCGGCCCGCCCGCCGCCGTTTTTGAAAACGGGGTTTGCTTGCTGGGCATGCAGGTTCCCCGGGACGGGATTTATGCGGGCGACAGGTTTGCGGCGCGCTATTTCTGGGATGTGCCCGCAAATTACAGGGCGGACGCCCCGAAAGCCTTTGTGCATTTCTCGCGCCCCGGCCAAAGCTTTCTTTTTCAGGACGACCATTTCCTTCACCCGCCGGGGGACGTGCGCGATCTGGTCGTGCGCAACATTATCCATGTGCCCGGCAACGCACCGGCCGGCCGATACGAAATTAACATCGGCCTGTTTTATCCGGACAAGCCGGAGGGCCGGAACCGTCTGAAGGCGCGTTCCGGATTTCCGCAAAGCAAACGGGCGGTCCACATGCCAACCGCGCTGAACATTGCGCCGGCGGAACACAAACCGAATCAAGGACCCTGA
- a CDS encoding glycosyltransferase family 2 protein: MADPEHKDAEKTVSVAIVNFNGRATLPAVLESIFAQKSIRLDEVRLLDNNSGDGSVEFVRSAFPTVDVVRLAENRGPNPARNEGLRRAASDYVLVMDNDIVLAPDYVAGLMRAHALDPAAGAVTGQIRFQDRPDTVQYNGTYIHYAGEIMLNRRESAQPLRVGCVSAGAVLLDRRKVFLAGGFDEDFFIGWEDGDLTFRLALAGYPCYAVSRAVCFHIRRARNQKWARYQTRNRWWFIGKNYDARTFFLALPATLLLQVCAGLFFLFKGKFGAFCRGTWDALRSLPALMRKRKAVQSIKKVGDAFLLRGDRIDLPGGLGDSGPGRALNAAFSLLFRCYWLLIRPFLKKDIVPPIIPE, encoded by the coding sequence ATGGCCGACCCGGAACACAAAGACGCGGAAAAGACGGTTTCCGTGGCAATTGTCAACTTTAACGGCCGCGCAACTTTGCCGGCCGTGCTGGAATCAATTTTCGCGCAAAAAAGCATCCGCCTGGACGAGGTAAGACTGCTGGACAACAATTCCGGCGACGGCTCGGTTGAATTTGTGCGGTCCGCATTCCCAACGGTTGACGTTGTCAGATTGGCGGAGAACCGCGGGCCGAATCCGGCGCGGAACGAAGGTTTGCGGCGGGCGGCAAGCGATTATGTTCTTGTCATGGACAACGACATCGTGCTCGCGCCCGATTATGTCGCCGGCCTGATGCGGGCGCATGCGCTTGATCCGGCCGCGGGCGCGGTTACCGGCCAGATCAGGTTTCAGGACCGCCCCGATACGGTCCAATATAACGGAACTTACATTCATTACGCGGGCGAGATAATGCTTAACCGGCGGGAATCGGCGCAACCGCTGCGCGTGGGATGCGTTTCCGCCGGCGCGGTTTTGCTTGACCGGCGCAAGGTTTTTCTGGCGGGAGGATTTGACGAGGATTTTTTCATCGGATGGGAGGACGGCGATTTGACCTTCCGCCTGGCGCTGGCCGGTTACCCGTGTTATGCCGTTTCCCGGGCGGTTTGTTTCCACATCCGGCGCGCGCGGAACCAGAAATGGGCGCGTTACCAGACCAGGAACCGCTGGTGGTTTATCGGCAAGAATTACGACGCGCGCACTTTTTTCCTGGCCCTGCCGGCAACGCTTCTGCTGCAAGTCTGCGCCGGTCTCTTCTTCCTTTTCAAGGGAAAATTCGGCGCATTTTGCCGCGGCACATGGGATGCATTGCGCAGTCTGCCTGCTCTCATGCGGAAAAGGAAAGCCGTGCAGTCCATAAAAAAAGTCGGCGATGCTTTCCTGCTCCGCGGCGACAGAATTGATTTGCCGGGGGGATTGGGCGATTCCGGCCCGGGCCGGGCGCTAAATGCGGCTTTCAGCCTGCTCTTCCGCTGTTACTGGCTACTGATCCGCCCTTTTCTGAAAAAGGACATTGTTCCGCCAATTATCCCGGAATGA
- a CDS encoding phosphomannomutase/phosphoglucomutase, whose protein sequence is MAGIFKAYDIRGIAGKDLTEEIAFKIGRAFVTYLNCRKVVVGRDMRPHSLPLFEALVRGLTMQGADIISLGVCSTPMSYFANGRLGAEAGIMITASHNPAEWNGFKLCRARAVPISGQTGIGDIERMVLAGQFKPAAPAPGAVIQYDILSEYTAHVHTLAKLERPIKIAADFANAVGAIEARALEELMDIDPLYADLDGSFPNHEANPLKTETLAALQDKVKSGQYDFGAAFDGDADRVGFVDEAGVIVPMDLITALIAQSVLKKEKGKILYDLRSSWTVKELIEENGGTPQMCRVGHAFIKRQMRDAKAVFAGELSGHYYFRDNYYTESSAMAVLFIANLISQSGKPLSALVAPLRRYFKSPEINSEVGNPAEVFNRLRQAYGSGKMFELDGLSVEFDDWWFNVRASNTEPFVRLNLEARSQELLRGRQEELLKIIRE, encoded by the coding sequence ATGGCGGGAATATTCAAGGCATACGATATCCGCGGCATCGCGGGCAAGGATCTGACGGAGGAAATCGCCTTTAAAATCGGCCGGGCGTTTGTAACCTATCTGAATTGCCGTAAAGTCGTTGTCGGGCGGGATATGCGGCCCCATTCCCTCCCGCTCTTTGAGGCCCTTGTCCGGGGATTGACCATGCAGGGCGCCGACATCATATCGCTCGGGGTTTGTTCCACCCCCATGTCCTATTTCGCCAACGGCCGCCTCGGCGCGGAGGCGGGCATCATGATCACCGCCTCGCACAATCCGGCCGAATGGAACGGATTCAAGCTCTGCCGGGCCCGGGCCGTGCCGATCAGCGGCCAGACCGGCATCGGCGACATTGAAAGAATGGTTCTGGCCGGGCAATTCAAGCCCGCCGCCCCTGCGCCGGGCGCGGTCATCCAGTATGATATTTTATCCGAATACACCGCCCACGTCCATACGCTTGCCAAACTGGAACGCCCCATAAAAATAGCGGCCGATTTCGCCAACGCCGTGGGCGCCATTGAAGCCCGGGCGCTGGAAGAACTGATGGATATTGATCCGCTCTATGCCGATCTGGACGGATCTTTTCCAAACCACGAGGCCAACCCCCTCAAGACCGAAACGCTCGCCGCGCTCCAGGATAAGGTTAAATCGGGCCAATACGATTTCGGCGCCGCGTTTGACGGCGACGCCGACCGGGTCGGCTTTGTGGATGAAGCCGGGGTCATTGTCCCCATGGACCTGATTACGGCCCTTATCGCCCAGAGCGTATTGAAAAAGGAAAAGGGAAAAATCCTCTACGATTTGCGGAGCAGCTGGACGGTCAAGGAATTGATTGAGGAAAACGGCGGCACGCCGCAGATGTGCCGGGTCGGCCACGCCTTCATCAAGCGGCAAATGCGCGACGCCAAGGCGGTTTTTGCCGGCGAACTGTCCGGGCATTACTATTTCCGCGACAACTACTATACCGAAAGCTCGGCTATGGCCGTGCTGTTCATCGCCAATTTGATCAGCCAGTCGGGAAAACCGCTCTCGGCTCTGGTGGCGCCTCTGCGGCGGTATTTCAAAAGCCCGGAAATCAACTCGGAAGTCGGAAATCCCGCCGAGGTTTTCAACCGTCTGCGCCAAGCTTACGGCTCCGGCAAAATGTTTGAGCTGGACGGACTCAGCGTTGAGTTTGACGACTGGTGGTTCAACGTGCGGGCTTCCAATACAGAACCGTTTGTGCGCCTGAACCTGGAGGCCCGCAGTCAGGAATTGCTCCGCGGACGGCAAGAGGAGCTTCTGAAAATTATCAGGGAATGA
- a CDS encoding protein kinase: MDKTQKKAVSIEAEHVSQLTCAGCQKILDVSHLEPFVKIQCPQCGIEQIVPAKFASFLLIKQLGAGGMGVIYQAMDRELGRQVALKVMKKDLGDNLEFVQAFKHEAQAAAALNHRNVVQIYSFGQHNGQPYIVMELVDGGKLDDLIAAGPVDELKALAIHLEVTEGLMAASGVGLVHGDVKPANVLFNKSGEAKVVDFGLASYISEQRHGQPVWGTPYYIAPEKARGKKVDFRSDIYSLGATLFHMLTGKPPFDGPTSNDVVAARLNQPAPDILSINPNLHPATAKMIARMLEAEPAMRYPSYPALLIDMRNAFKAAEKPLARQSHISPIPIKVSETKIKAWLRKLNWKTAAGAAAGVILIALGVLGWFYNNQKQERLKQEAAERQLLEQSRAEGRATWERILNLKRIIAETGTNILPLAERADRMAESAQRVDDATARIMDETDKAKEWLNESDDIWARAGAAFGRLEVATNSQSALQFSGRIKKDFDELIGIYGAMQESGELAGEVLAEAAAQHKKAMEEIKRKKAEQVKAEALRRKLESEKTTARKKEEELKKMRPAIIQRELDFLERARGANALLIGRHKFSEAQSSLASIRPKMTLDETRAALDNLEETYSEIAKLKSWLINAINRAPARNCWLMGQTARDIVRANGENSITVALGPAGSTVIPWEAIAVPQIARIVNYYIESLGLSGPQRAIILKQMALFCYENGVFKTAELYAQAAYKTNPDILADLNRLMPDIVSP; encoded by the coding sequence ATGGACAAAACGCAAAAAAAAGCGGTTAGCATAGAAGCCGAACACGTATCCCAGCTTACTTGCGCCGGGTGCCAGAAGATACTTGACGTTTCGCACCTGGAGCCGTTTGTCAAAATCCAATGTCCGCAATGCGGCATTGAACAGATTGTGCCGGCAAAGTTTGCGTCCTTCCTCTTGATCAAACAGCTTGGCGCCGGCGGCATGGGCGTCATTTACCAGGCAATGGACCGCGAGCTTGGCCGGCAGGTTGCCCTGAAAGTGATGAAAAAGGACCTGGGCGACAATCTTGAATTCGTCCAGGCCTTCAAACATGAAGCCCAGGCGGCCGCGGCCTTAAACCATCGCAACGTGGTGCAGATCTATTCCTTCGGCCAGCACAACGGCCAGCCTTATATTGTCATGGAACTGGTTGACGGCGGCAAACTTGACGATCTGATCGCCGCCGGCCCGGTTGACGAATTAAAGGCGCTGGCGATACACCTGGAAGTTACGGAAGGCTTAATGGCCGCCAGCGGGGTCGGGCTGGTGCATGGCGACGTGAAGCCGGCGAATGTTCTTTTCAATAAAAGCGGCGAGGCCAAGGTGGTGGATTTTGGCCTGGCCAGTTATATCAGCGAACAGCGGCACGGCCAGCCGGTCTGGGGCACGCCTTATTACATCGCGCCGGAAAAGGCGCGCGGGAAAAAGGTGGATTTTCGCTCTGACATTTACAGCCTCGGAGCAACCCTCTTTCATATGCTGACCGGCAAGCCGCCCTTTGACGGCCCGACTTCCAACGATGTGGTCGCGGCGCGCCTCAATCAGCCGGCGCCGGATATCCTTTCAATAAATCCCAATCTGCACCCGGCGACCGCGAAAATGATCGCGCGCATGCTGGAAGCCGAGCCGGCCATGCGTTATCCATCCTACCCCGCCCTGCTGATTGACATGCGCAATGCGTTCAAGGCGGCCGAGAAACCGCTTGCCAGACAAAGCCATATTTCGCCTATACCGATAAAGGTTTCTGAAACAAAAATAAAAGCCTGGCTGCGCAAATTGAACTGGAAAACGGCGGCGGGCGCGGCCGCCGGCGTGATTTTAATCGCCCTGGGGGTGCTCGGCTGGTTTTACAACAACCAGAAACAGGAGCGGCTTAAACAGGAAGCGGCCGAGCGCCAATTGCTGGAGCAGTCCCGGGCAGAGGGCCGGGCAACCTGGGAAAGGATTCTCAACCTGAAAAGAATCATCGCCGAAACCGGGACCAATATCCTGCCGCTCGCAGAAAGGGCCGACCGGATGGCGGAATCGGCGCAACGCGTTGACGATGCAACCGCCCGCATCATGGATGAAACCGACAAGGCAAAAGAATGGCTCAATGAATCCGATGACATCTGGGCCCGGGCCGGCGCCGCGTTTGGCCGGCTGGAGGTTGCCACCAACAGCCAGTCCGCCCTCCAGTTCTCCGGCCGGATTAAAAAAGATTTTGACGAATTAATCGGCATATACGGAGCGATGCAGGAATCCGGCGAACTGGCCGGGGAGGTATTGGCCGAGGCCGCCGCCCAACATAAGAAGGCGATGGAGGAAATCAAACGGAAAAAAGCTGAACAGGTGAAGGCAGAAGCCCTCCGGCGCAAGCTGGAGTCAGAAAAAACAACGGCCAGAAAAAAAGAGGAAGAATTGAAAAAAATGCGGCCGGCAATCATTCAGCGCGAGCTTGACTTCCTGGAAAGGGCGCGCGGCGCCAATGCGCTTTTAATCGGCCGGCATAAATTCAGCGAAGCCCAAAGCTCCCTGGCTTCCATCCGGCCGAAAATGACGCTGGATGAAACCAGGGCCGCTCTGGACAATCTGGAAGAAACATACTCTGAAATTGCAAAACTGAAAAGCTGGCTGATCAATGCGATCAATCGCGCCCCGGCCAGGAATTGCTGGCTTATGGGGCAAACCGCCCGCGATATTGTCCGGGCCAACGGCGAAAACAGCATTACCGTGGCGCTGGGACCGGCGGGCAGCACCGTCATTCCCTGGGAAGCGATCGCCGTTCCCCAGATCGCGCGCATCGTCAATTATTATATTGAGTCCCTGGGTCTTTCCGGGCCGCAGCGCGCGATCATATTGAAACAGATGGCGCTGTTTTGCTATGAAAACGGCGTATTTAAAACCGCGGAGTTATACGCCCAAGCCGCCTATAAAACCAACCCGGATATACTGGCGGATTTAAACCGCCTTATGCCGGACATCGTATCGCCTTGA
- the thyX gene encoding FAD-dependent thymidylate synthase has product METKKHEMPVQGGLVKIELLAVTPRAEEVIEFAGRVCYRSAEKRAPGSAAKLIAKLIAMGHESPLEHAFATFHILGCSRAMTHQLVRHRLMSVSQQSQRYVDEKTFSCVIPPAVPDGQRAEFQADMESIRAMYVKWRAHGLKKEDARFVLPNACASEIVISANFREFRHIFAVRCAPQAQWEIRRACAAMLRELYRHAPSVFQDQLGLLETKNQE; this is encoded by the coding sequence ATGGAGACAAAAAAACATGAAATGCCGGTTCAAGGCGGCCTCGTGAAAATTGAACTGCTGGCCGTTACCCCCCGCGCTGAGGAAGTGATTGAGTTTGCCGGGCGGGTCTGCTACCGGAGCGCGGAGAAAAGGGCGCCCGGCAGCGCCGCAAAATTGATCGCAAAACTCATCGCCATGGGGCATGAATCGCCCCTGGAACACGCCTTCGCCACTTTTCATATCCTCGGCTGTTCGCGCGCCATGACGCATCAGCTTGTCCGGCACCGGCTCATGTCGGTTTCACAGCAGAGCCAGCGTTACGTGGACGAAAAAACTTTTTCTTGCGTCATTCCGCCGGCGGTGCCGGATGGACAGCGCGCGGAATTCCAGGCCGATATGGAATCTATCCGCGCCATGTACGTCAAATGGCGGGCGCACGGCCTTAAAAAAGAGGATGCCCGGTTTGTTCTGCCGAACGCCTGCGCGAGCGAAATCGTTATCAGCGCCAATTTTCGGGAATTCCGGCATATTTTCGCAGTGCGCTGCGCGCCGCAGGCCCAGTGGGAAATCAGGCGGGCCTGCGCGGCAATGCTCCGGGAACTTTACCGCCATGCGCCGAGCGTCTTTCAGGACCAGCTGGGCCTGCTGGAAACAAAAAATCAAGAATGA
- a CDS encoding DNA recombination protein RmuC has product MAVILAIGVIIVILLARLFFARGGKTPDANVQALGLLQNQISAGTAETARKFDGLQRSLQEDIRRLNEIVERRLTDTGRSMGERLDNSSRVISDVRQQLGRMDEASRRIFEVGREISELQQTLQSPKLRGSMGEYLLSELLAQVLPEKSYENQHRFQNGETADAVIKLSSGIIPIDAKFPLENFKRILSAGDDGETSAAGRAFARDVKKHIDAIAQKYIRTDEGTFDFAMMYIPAESVFYEIIARNEWNPGEPLLQYALAKRVIPVSPNSFYAYLQTILLGLRGMRVEENAREIINGILRLQKELEVFAGDFELVGTHLNNSLKKYADAARRFDRLGLKMEQLTGLSQTAEDNVIPSLPPQSGAAK; this is encoded by the coding sequence TTGGCAGTTATCTTGGCAATCGGCGTGATTATCGTTATCCTGCTGGCCAGGTTGTTTTTTGCGCGCGGCGGAAAAACTCCGGACGCGAACGTCCAGGCGCTGGGTCTTTTGCAGAATCAGATCAGCGCGGGCACGGCGGAAACAGCGCGCAAGTTTGACGGCTTGCAGCGCAGTCTGCAGGAGGACATCCGCCGCCTCAATGAAATCGTTGAACGCCGCCTGACCGATACCGGCCGCAGCATGGGCGAGCGGTTGGACAACTCTTCCAGGGTAATCAGCGACGTCCGCCAGCAGCTCGGCCGGATGGACGAGGCTTCCCGGCGCATTTTTGAGGTCGGCCGCGAAATTTCCGAACTGCAACAGACACTCCAGTCGCCGAAATTGCGCGGATCAATGGGCGAATACCTGCTCAGCGAGCTGTTGGCCCAGGTCCTGCCGGAAAAGAGTTATGAAAACCAGCACCGGTTTCAAAACGGCGAAACCGCGGACGCCGTCATCAAGCTGTCTTCCGGCATTATCCCGATTGACGCCAAATTCCCGCTGGAAAATTTCAAGCGCATTCTGTCTGCCGGCGATGACGGCGAAACCAGCGCCGCCGGGCGGGCGTTCGCGCGCGACGTAAAAAAACATATTGACGCCATCGCCCAGAAATACATCCGCACCGACGAGGGCACGTTTGACTTTGCCATGATGTATATTCCCGCCGAATCGGTTTTCTACGAAATAATCGCGAGGAATGAATGGAACCCCGGCGAGCCGCTGCTCCAGTACGCCCTCGCCAAACGCGTTATTCCGGTTTCACCGAATTCGTTTTATGCCTATCTCCAGACCATCCTGCTGGGATTGCGGGGCATGCGCGTTGAAGAAAATGCGCGGGAGATTATTAACGGCATCCTGCGTTTGCAAAAGGAACTGGAGGTGTTTGCCGGGGATTTTGAGCTGGTGGGCACGCACCTTAACAATTCGCTTAAAAAATACGCCGACGCCGCCCGGCGGTTTGACCGGCTCGGTTTGAAAATGGAACAGCTCACCGGCCTTTCCCAAACGGCGGAAGACAATGTCATTCCTTCCCTGCCGCCCCAATCCGGCGCGGCCAAATAA
- a CDS encoding PfkB family carbohydrate kinase yields MSVKPQIVIVGSLAYDDIATPFAARKNALGGSASFACAAASFFAKCGMVAVAGDDFSRVSMNTLKKAGIDLVGLQFARGKTFRWSGVYEEDFNNRRTLSTKLNVFASFMPELPETYKASPFVFLANIAPALQAHVMAQVDSPRFVMADTMDLWINTARADLLKLIKKVDLLLLNDSEARHLSGEKHLVAAARKLLKLGPRYLIIKKGEHGSMLASKSGFFLLSAFPVEKVVDPTGAGDAFAGGLIGWLAAHRDVSDSALRRAMIYGTIAASFAVESFSVDKLVSATRSGLRRRAAEFMSLIRV; encoded by the coding sequence ATGAGTGTTAAACCGCAAATAGTGATTGTCGGTTCGCTTGCTTATGACGATATTGCCACGCCGTTTGCGGCGCGCAAAAACGCCCTGGGCGGCTCCGCCAGCTTTGCCTGCGCCGCGGCGTCTTTTTTTGCGAAATGCGGCATGGTGGCCGTGGCCGGCGATGACTTTTCGCGCGTTTCCATGAATACGCTTAAAAAAGCCGGCATTGACCTGGTTGGACTGCAATTTGCCCGGGGAAAAACCTTCCGCTGGTCGGGAGTATATGAAGAGGATTTCAACAATCGCCGCACGCTCTCCACAAAACTGAACGTGTTTGCCTCTTTCATGCCGGAATTGCCGGAAACGTACAAGGCCAGTCCCTTCGTATTCCTGGCGAACATTGCCCCGGCACTCCAGGCGCATGTCATGGCGCAGGTTGATTCTCCGCGGTTTGTCATGGCCGACACCATGGACCTCTGGATCAACACTGCCCGCGCAGACCTTTTAAAACTGATTAAAAAAGTTGACCTGTTGCTGTTGAACGATTCCGAGGCGCGGCATCTTTCCGGCGAAAAACATCTTGTTGCCGCCGCGCGCAAACTGTTAAAGCTCGGCCCGCGTTATCTGATTATTAAAAAGGGCGAGCACGGCAGCATGCTTGCCTCAAAAAGCGGCTTTTTTCTGCTGTCGGCCTTCCCAGTGGAAAAAGTCGTTGATCCGACCGGCGCGGGCGATGCTTTTGCCGGCGGATTGATCGGATGGCTCGCGGCCCACCGCGATGTTTCCGACTCGGCCCTGCGCCGCGCCATGATTTACGGAACAATCGCGGCCTCGTTCGCGGTTGAATCCTTCAGCGTTGACAAGCTGGTTTCCGCCACGCGCTCCGGTTTGCGCCGGCGCGCCGCCGAATTCATGAGTCTCATCCGTGTCTGA
- a CDS encoding phosphoribosyl-AMP cyclohydrolase translates to MNSLEETSELRPDFNKLAGLSGVLPVAVQNINTGEVILLAYTNQEAFFMALRKRSLILWSTSRNALWEKGSTSGETFELAEAYINCEQNSLLYRVRPRRGGICHTRNKAGRPRNCFYRRINPDTLRLENIDP, encoded by the coding sequence ATGAATTCATTGGAAGAAACATCCGAGTTGCGTCCGGATTTCAACAAACTGGCCGGCTTGTCCGGCGTTCTGCCGGTGGCGGTGCAGAATATCAACACCGGCGAGGTGATCCTGCTGGCCTATACCAACCAGGAGGCCTTTTTCATGGCCCTGCGCAAACGCAGTTTGATCCTCTGGAGCACTTCACGCAATGCATTATGGGAAAAAGGAAGCACCTCCGGCGAAACATTTGAGCTGGCGGAGGCTTATATCAATTGCGAACAGAATTCCCTTTTATACCGGGTGCGCCCGCGCCGCGGGGGCATCTGCCACACCCGGAATAAGGCCGGCCGGCCGCGCAACTGTTTCTACCGGCGCATTAATCCCGACACCCTCCGTCTGGAAAATATTGACCCCTGA